From a region of the Cutaneotrichosporon cavernicola HIS019 DNA, chromosome: 7a genome:
- a CDS encoding uncharacterized protein (O-methyltransferase), whose protein sequence is MSCCAPNTSRVPANGDPATRDLVREKYATAVTSVTGGAGASCCGSKATALSGSDPITRNLYSSDETSDLPPDAVLASFGCGNPTALASLSPGETVLDLGSGGGIDVLLSAKRVGPTGKAIGLDMTPEMLALARKNAETAGAKNVEFLQGNIENIPLEDNSVDVIISNCVINLSPDKDAVLAEAARVLRPGGRFAVSDIVLTRPLPSATQKNLELWAGCVAGALTETEYMAKLKAAGFETASIEPTRVYTREDAEAIASGATPEDAQAQLAAIDGAMMSAFIRATKPKA, encoded by the coding sequence ATGTCGTGCTGCGCTCCCAACACCTCCCGCGTCCCGGCTAACGGTGACCCCGCCACTCGCGACCTTGTCCGCGAAAAGTACGCAACCGCCGTCACGTCGGTCACTGGTGGTGCCGGCGCCTCGTGCTGCGGCTCCAAGGCTACCGCTCTCTCGGGATCGGACCCTATCACTCGCAACCTGTACAGCTCTGACGAGACGAGCGACCTTCCCCCCGATGCAGTCCTCGCGTCCTTTGGCTGCGGTAACCCAACGGCCCTAGCATCGCTCTCTCCGGGTGAGACGGTTCTCGATCTCGGTTCCGGAGGCGGAATCGATGTGCTCCTCAGCGCAAAGCGCGTCGGGCCGACAGGCAAGGCTATTGGACTGGACATGACCCCCGAAATGCTCGCGTTGGCGCGCAAGAACGCCGAGACCGCGGGCGCCAAGAACGTCGAGTTCCTCCAAGGCAACATTGAGAACATTccgctcgaggacaacagcgtcgacgtcatcaTTTCAAACTGTGTCATCAACCTCTCCCCCGACAAGGACGCGGTGCTGGCGGAAGCCGCTCGTGTCCTCCGCCCGGGTGGTCGGTTCGCCGTTTCGGACATTGTTCTcactcgccctctcccttccGCCACCCAGAAGAACCTAGAGCTCTGGGCCGGTTGCGTGGCGGGCGCACTCACAGAGACAGAGTACATGGCCAAGCTTAAGGCGGCTGGATTCGAGACCGCCAGCATTGAACCCACGCGCGTGTATACtcgcgaggacgccgaggcgatCGCCAGCGGTGCTACCCCCGAGGACGCCCaggcccagctcgccgccatTGACGGCGCAATGATGAGCGCGTTCATCCGCGCcaccaagcccaaggcgTAG
- the ARR3 gene encoding uncharacterized protein (Sodium Bile acid symporter family), with product MSVLERRRPAPASDNEGTQVDEQDYFPQRRVTTQQLFKGLSWLDRLLSVLILVAMVIGVVIGKFVPNTKAILSGATLDGVSIPIVVGLLVMMWPILTKVQYERFRYIFATSHIWKHLAISLVLNWLIAPFLMLGLAWATLPDQPTYRTGVIMVGLARCIAMVMIWNHLARGDINYCAILVIVNSVLQIALYSPMSLFFVNIISKEDALRLEYGKTAIAVLIYLGIPLAAGVVTRFVMMGLLGKKRFEGVFLPWFGPLSLIGLLYTIIVICAEQATRILDNIGLVFRTFVPLTLYFVLMWVGTFALCFYLNHKRGAAKGYSYETAVVQAFTAASNNFELAIAVCVAVYGVDSDQALAATIGPLVEVPVLLILTHVALRLKTSLNWDVTEEVDLEMEPLPAVPAPAANPPPKLSDDKQK from the exons ATGAGcgttctcgagcgccgTCGTCCCGCCCCTGCATCTGATAATGAGGGAACCCAAGTAGATGAGCAGGATTACTTCCCTCAGCGCCGGGTGACCACGCAGCAGCTGTTCAAAGGCCTTTCCTGGCTCGACCGCCTGTTGTCGGTGCTCATTTTGGTCGCCATGGTGATCGGTGTCGTGATTG GCAAATTTGTCCCCAACACCAAAGCCATCCTCTCCGGCGCGACGCTGGATGGTGTCTCCATCC CCATCGTTGTCGGTCTCCTTGTCATGATGTGGCCCATCCTCACCAAGGTGCAGTACGAGCGCTTTAGGTATATTTTCGCCACGTCGCATATCTGGAAGCACCTTGCTATTTCCCTTGTTCTCAATTGGCTAATTGCACCGTTC CTCATGCTGGGCCTCGCGTGGGCCACTCTTCCCGACCAGCCGACTTACCGTACCGGTGTTATCATGGTTGGTCTGGCCCGCTGCATTGCCATGGTGATGATCTGGAACCACCTCGCTCGCGGCGACATTAACTACTgcgccatcctcgtcatcgtgAACAGTGTTCTCCAAATCGCCCTCTACTCGCCGATGAGCCTCTTCTTTGTCAACATCATCTCCAAGGAAGAcgccctccgcctcgagtATGGCAAGACCGCCATTGCCGTGCTCATCTACCTCGGGATCCCGCTTGCTGCGGGAGTAGTCACGCGTTTTGTCATGATGGGTCTGCTCGGCAAGAAGCGCTTCGAGGGCGTATTCCTCCCGTGGTTCGGCCCGCTCTCTCTCATCGGCCTTCTCTACACCATTATCGTCATCTGTGCCGAGCAAGCGAcccgcatcctcgacaacatCGGCCTCGTCTTCCGCACCTTTGTTCCCCTCACCCTTTACTTTGTGCTCATGTGGGTGGGCACGTTTGCCCTCTGCTTCTATCTCAACCACAAGCGCGGCGCCGCCAAGGGGTATTCGTACGAGACAGCCGTAGTGCAGGCCTTTACGGCGGCTAGCAACAATTTtgagctcgccatcgccgtgTGCGTCGCTGTGTACGGCGTTGACTCGGAccaggcgctcgcggcgaCTATCGGGCCTCTCGTTGAGGTCCCCGTTCTCCTGATTCTCACCCACGTCGCGCTGCGTTTGAAGACCTCACTCAACTGGGACGTCACGGAGGAGGTTGATCTCGAGATGGAGCCACTGCCTGCTGTTCCGGCACCCGCTGCCAACCCGCCGCCCAAGTTATCCGATGACAAGCAAAAGTAG